A single genomic interval of Deltaproteobacteria bacterium harbors:
- a CDS encoding 4Fe-4S binding protein, whose product MKFLKRRIFQALGTFLPNSYLQGFSLAIVDGALKVSPALYQGSLKSVCSPLLNCYACPSALFSCPIGTLQHFMVTGNFPFYGAGTLTLVGASVGRMTCGTLCPFGFLQDLLYKFRTWKVQIPVWTRYIRYVVLAVLVFLIPYITHENWFSKLCPMGTLIGGLTWVTFDLNVRSMIRYLFWVKIGILLFFVTTSIMVKRPFCRAICPLGAIFSVFNKSSFLQLAWNPDTCTKCGKCRKICPVDIRPDRNPTNPDCLRCLDCTRCPSLKLTTVLHKNPFAAPAGGGHGPGGLEEVLSR is encoded by the coding sequence GCGGATCTTCCAGGCGCTGGGCACGTTCCTGCCGAATTCATATCTCCAGGGTTTCTCCCTTGCCATAGTGGACGGGGCGCTCAAGGTCTCCCCCGCGTTGTACCAGGGATCGCTGAAAAGCGTCTGCTCCCCGCTGCTGAACTGCTATGCCTGCCCATCGGCGTTGTTCTCCTGTCCGATAGGTACGCTTCAACATTTCATGGTGACGGGGAACTTCCCTTTCTACGGGGCTGGTACGCTTACACTCGTAGGCGCTTCGGTGGGGCGGATGACATGCGGCACGCTCTGCCCGTTCGGGTTCCTCCAGGATCTTCTGTACAAGTTCCGAACGTGGAAGGTACAGATACCTGTCTGGACGAGGTACATCCGGTATGTCGTACTTGCCGTCCTCGTCTTCCTTATTCCTTATATCACCCACGAAAACTGGTTTTCGAAGCTGTGCCCCATGGGGACGCTGATCGGCGGCCTTACATGGGTCACCTTCGACCTGAACGTCCGCTCGATGATCCGTTACCTCTTCTGGGTGAAGATCGGCATCCTTCTCTTTTTCGTGACGACGTCGATCATGGTCAAGCGCCCGTTCTGCCGTGCGATCTGCCCGCTGGGGGCGATCTTTTCCGTTTTCAACAAATCCAGCTTTCTTCAGCTTGCGTGGAACCCTGACACCTGCACGAAGTGCGGGAAGTGCCGTAAGATATGTCCCGTCGACATACGCCCCGACCGCAACCCGACGAACCCTGATTGCCTTCGCTGCCTCGACTGCACGCGCTGCCCGAGCCTGAAACTGACGACCGTTTTGCATAAAAACCCGTTTGCCGCGCCCGCGGGTGGAGGACATGGGCCGGGGGGGTTGGAGGAGGTATTGTCACGGTGA